ACTTAGTAAACATCGGAAAAGCAGGACGTAATCGTCATTTAGGTATTCGTCCAACAGTTAGAGGTTCAGTAATGAACCCAAATGATCACCCACACGGTGGTGGTGAAGGTAAACAACCAATTGGACGTAAAGCACCACTTACTCCATGAGGTAAAAAAGCACTTGGAATTAAAACAAGAAATAATAAAAAAGCTTCAACTAAATTGATTCTTAGAAGAAGAAAGGATACTAAATAATGGCACGTTCATTGAAAAAAGGTCCATTTGCAGATGAGCATTTACTTAAAAAAGTAGAAGCGATGAATGAACAAAAAAATAAAAAACCAATTAAAACTTGATCTCGTAGATCTACAATATTTCCTGAATTTGTTGGACTAACATTTTTAGTTCACAACGGAAAAGTATTTAACGAAGTTTATGTAACTGATGATATGGTTGGTCATAAATTAGGTGAATTTTCTCCTACTAGAACCTATACAGGTCATGGACAAGATAAAGGGAAGAAAAAATAGGTAGAAATTAGTTATGGAAAATAAATTACAACAAGCAAAAGCTAGTGTTAAAATGCAACGTATTTCAGCTCAAAAAGCTCGTTTAGTGGCTCGTTTAATTAAAAAACAACCAACTACAAATGCA
This Mycoplasma sp. 1654_15 DNA region includes the following protein-coding sequences:
- the rpsS gene encoding 30S ribosomal protein S19 produces the protein MARSLKKGPFADEHLLKKVEAMNEQKNKKPIKTWSRRSTIFPEFVGLTFLVHNGKVFNEVYVTDDMVGHKLGEFSPTRTYTGHGQDKGKKK